One Paenibacillus crassostreae DNA segment encodes these proteins:
- a CDS encoding copper amine oxidase N-terminal domain-containing protein, whose amino-acid sequence MKRIKWLLATVLTSMLILSGCQSVGGLDINKTLVDSFTVKSSESTQTVSLEIVPTDGQISEEDKKIIDLLNSFSLNIDHAMVQDASTASVEGALSLNGTKTPFHLSMDKNNLSFWVDGAINPINIPLDSMSSMAGMDLAEFQVSTEQSTQLVTDLGEFFFKNAPNPESISVSSVKEEVYGEQLTLQNLHIEIRGDELVGLAKSFLTSISKDEDGVKELISTLYDVYYPVYEASLNAYGEIYEGEITSELEDPLLSAIGSPVEDKEATVTFLSNQLQKGIEELLAEYDNGVKEMFKEEPLLNELFSKDTVLAMDIMLDNKLQVRKQNVDLTIQIPTFEGVPVKQVKIHSSNEIWNVNKPVTVNKVDISKGALNIDMFAVDQVTPGTILRNFDNQSEVYRFLQEEMEITYKYFILDTVVDEDYEWYIDYPLPIEVNKTKMVPLRYVAEQLDAQMKWDASLKQTTIIDDITGSIIVVKNGSNQALIDGVTVKLAEPAMNYEGTNYVPLRFIADALGATVEWDNDSKTIVIERQ is encoded by the coding sequence ATGAAACGTATTAAATGGTTATTAGCAACTGTACTAACATCTATGCTTATATTGTCTGGATGTCAATCGGTTGGAGGTTTGGATATTAATAAGACTCTAGTTGATAGTTTTACTGTCAAATCATCAGAATCTACACAAACCGTATCGCTTGAAATTGTACCCACTGATGGACAAATTAGTGAAGAGGATAAGAAAATCATTGATCTTTTGAACTCATTTTCATTAAATATTGATCATGCAATGGTACAAGATGCATCTACTGCTTCAGTAGAGGGAGCTTTAAGCCTAAATGGCACGAAGACGCCTTTCCATCTATCTATGGATAAGAATAATCTTAGCTTCTGGGTTGATGGAGCTATAAATCCAATCAATATACCACTTGATTCTATGAGCTCTATGGCTGGTATGGATTTGGCTGAATTCCAAGTATCAACTGAGCAATCAACTCAATTGGTTACAGATTTGGGTGAATTCTTCTTCAAGAATGCGCCTAATCCAGAGTCAATTTCCGTATCTTCCGTAAAAGAAGAAGTGTATGGAGAGCAACTGACATTACAGAACCTTCATATAGAGATTCGTGGAGATGAGTTGGTGGGTCTTGCTAAATCATTCTTGACGAGTATATCCAAGGATGAAGATGGAGTCAAAGAACTTATTAGTACGTTATACGATGTCTACTATCCCGTTTATGAAGCTAGCTTAAACGCATATGGAGAAATCTATGAAGGTGAAATTACAAGTGAGCTAGAAGATCCACTCTTATCTGCCATAGGTAGCCCAGTTGAAGATAAAGAAGCTACCGTTACTTTCTTGAGTAATCAATTGCAAAAGGGCATAGAGGAATTACTTGCAGAATACGATAATGGTGTCAAAGAAATGTTTAAAGAAGAGCCATTATTGAATGAGTTGTTTAGCAAAGATACTGTGCTGGCAATGGATATTATGTTGGATAATAAACTACAAGTACGTAAGCAAAATGTAGATCTTACAATCCAAATTCCTACGTTTGAAGGAGTTCCAGTGAAACAGGTTAAGATACATTCTAGTAATGAAATCTGGAACGTAAATAAACCTGTTACAGTGAACAAGGTAGATATATCTAAGGGGGCTTTGAACATAGATATGTTTGCTGTTGATCAAGTTACTCCTGGTACGATTTTACGTAATTTTGATAATCAATCTGAAGTATATCGCTTTTTGCAGGAGGAAATGGAGATCACTTATAAGTATTTCATTCTAGATACTGTCGTGGATGAAGATTATGAATGGTATATTGATTATCCTCTACCTATTGAAGTGAATAAGACGAAGATGGTGCCACTTCGCTATGTTGCTGAACAATTGGATGCACAAATGAAATGGGACGCTTCATTGAAGCAAACTACAATTATAGATGACATCACAGGTTCAATTATTGTTGTTAAGAATGGATCCAACCAAGCGCTTATAGATGGTGTAACTGTGAAGCTTGCAGAGCCTGCTATGAACTATGAAGGAACTAATTATGTGCCACTAAGATTTATAGCAGATGCTTTAGGTGCTACTGTAGAATGGGATAACGATAGCAAAACAATCGTAATTGAACGTCAGTAG
- a CDS encoding GNAT family N-acetyltransferase has product MMRLQNYEIEYAQTEDLPAIVNIYNSTILGRVVTADLEPVSVESRRSWFFEHNDHHRPLWVMRLEGKVIAWMSFQSFYGRAAYDGTAEISIYVSEDYRGAGVGSILIEKAIVECSRLNIDNLVGFVFAHNEGSLKLLTKYGFKQWGYLPEVAVLDNVKRNLVIVGLNVFGRS; this is encoded by the coding sequence ATGATGAGATTACAGAATTATGAAATTGAATATGCACAAACAGAGGATTTGCCAGCTATCGTAAATATTTATAATTCAACAATACTGGGAAGGGTGGTTACGGCTGATTTAGAGCCTGTGAGTGTAGAGAGTAGACGTTCATGGTTTTTCGAACATAATGATCACCACCGGCCCTTGTGGGTTATGAGATTGGAAGGAAAAGTAATCGCATGGATGAGCTTTCAATCCTTTTATGGTAGAGCTGCCTACGATGGAACAGCTGAGATTAGTATCTACGTATCTGAAGATTACCGTGGTGCAGGGGTTGGTAGTATCCTTATAGAAAAAGCTATTGTTGAATGTTCAAGGCTTAATATTGATAATTTAGTTGGTTTTGTTTTTGCTCATAATGAGGGGAGTCTTAAGCTTCTTACGAAGTACGGATTCAAACAATGGGGTTATCTACCGGAAGTTGCCGTACTTGATAATGTTAAGCGTAATTTGGTTATTGTTGGACTAAATGTATTCGGTAGATCGTAA
- a CDS encoding M24 family metallopeptidase → MTDRLLQLDIKMKQQGLDALLITDPKHVYYLTGFASDPHERFLGLALTQGEEPVLIVPALDAEAAHAASSVQHIMTHSDTDSPYTLLKQQFGERIQALGVEKDQLTVSRFELLQDTLRAQSYHDVGAMLQSMRVNKTTEEISRMKHAINLIEEVLRQGLTRVQVGVTEIELVAELEYLMKKLGADGPSFETMVLSGANTALPHGTAGQRKIQNGDLLMFDMGVFANGYASDITRTFAVGDLSKELTTIYNTVLNANLQGIQAIRPGVSLASIDTAARKVIDLAGYGPQFMHRLGHGLGMDVHEYPSVHGNNMDLVQTGMIFTVEPGIYVPGLGGVRIEDDIVVTEDGVVVLTSFPKELTIIG, encoded by the coding sequence ATGACAGATCGATTACTTCAATTAGATATCAAAATGAAACAACAAGGGTTGGATGCTTTGCTAATCACTGATCCTAAGCATGTATACTACCTAACTGGCTTCGCTAGTGACCCTCATGAACGATTCTTGGGGTTAGCACTTACGCAAGGGGAAGAACCCGTGCTTATTGTACCAGCTCTTGATGCCGAAGCTGCGCATGCTGCATCCTCTGTACAGCATATTATGACACACTCGGATACCGATTCACCATATACTTTACTTAAGCAACAATTTGGAGAAAGAATTCAAGCCCTAGGTGTTGAAAAGGATCAGTTAACGGTATCTCGCTTCGAATTACTTCAAGACACTTTAAGAGCACAGTCTTATCATGATGTAGGAGCTATGCTCCAAAGTATGAGAGTCAATAAGACAACCGAAGAAATCTCGCGTATGAAGCATGCTATCAACCTTATTGAGGAAGTTCTTCGACAAGGACTAACGCGCGTACAAGTAGGAGTAACCGAAATTGAATTGGTAGCCGAGCTTGAATATTTAATGAAAAAGCTTGGTGCGGACGGTCCTTCTTTTGAAACGATGGTACTATCAGGAGCTAACACGGCACTTCCTCATGGAACAGCTGGACAACGGAAAATTCAGAATGGTGACCTGTTAATGTTCGATATGGGTGTGTTCGCAAATGGTTACGCATCAGATATCACACGAACCTTCGCAGTTGGGGACTTGAGTAAGGAACTAACAACTATTTACAATACGGTTCTGAATGCTAATCTACAAGGCATTCAAGCTATTCGCCCTGGGGTATCTTTGGCATCCATTGATACTGCTGCTCGCAAAGTCATTGATCTAGCGGGGTATGGTCCCCAATTCATGCATCGACTTGGTCATGGGCTTGGAATGGATGTTCATGAATACCCATCCGTACACGGTAACAATATGGATCTTGTGCAAACCGGAATGATTTTTACGGTTGAACCAGGAATCTATGTTCCTGGGTTAGGTGGCGTAAGAATTGAGGATGACATTGTGGTCACAGAAGACGGGGTAGTAGTGCTCACCTCTTTCCCGAAAGAACTAACAATCATTGGATAA
- a CDS encoding SDR family oxidoreductase produces MHNKIVMVTGANSGMGLATSIELARRGAHVIMVCRNEGRARIAHQEAIRQSGSENIEWMLGDLGDLDSIRRLANGYKSKFDVLDVLINNAGVVSLKHQFTQQGFELQLGINHVGHFLLTNLLIDHLLNAEQGRIVNVSSGAYKVGKIHFDDLALEKRYNIITGYAQSKLANILFTKQVAVRLEGSRVTANCLHPGAVMTNLGVDRKTGFGKRVYAMLRPFFLTPKEGSQSAIYLATSPEVAEVSGEYFYKQEMKPLSLRANNKQDAERLWHWSEEQVQPYMK; encoded by the coding sequence ATGCATAATAAAATAGTGATGGTTACAGGTGCTAATTCAGGGATGGGACTAGCGACATCTATAGAATTAGCACGAAGAGGAGCACATGTCATCATGGTCTGTCGAAATGAAGGCCGAGCTAGAATTGCTCATCAAGAGGCCATAAGACAGAGTGGATCAGAGAATATCGAATGGATGCTAGGAGATTTAGGGGATTTGGATAGCATTCGTAGGTTAGCTAATGGCTACAAGTCAAAATTTGATGTATTAGATGTATTAATTAATAACGCAGGTGTTGTTTCTTTGAAGCATCAATTTACACAGCAAGGGTTCGAATTACAATTAGGTATTAATCATGTAGGACATTTTCTGCTCACAAATTTATTGATCGACCATCTTCTCAACGCTGAGCAAGGGCGGATTGTGAATGTTTCCTCAGGGGCATATAAAGTTGGAAAGATTCATTTCGATGATCTAGCATTAGAGAAAAGATACAATATAATTACTGGGTATGCACAATCGAAACTCGCGAATATTCTGTTCACGAAACAAGTTGCTGTAAGGTTAGAAGGTTCTCGAGTGACAGCTAATTGCTTACATCCAGGAGCGGTAATGACTAATCTAGGTGTCGATCGTAAGACGGGTTTTGGCAAACGTGTATATGCCATGCTACGCCCTTTCTTCCTAACTCCAAAAGAAGGGTCTCAATCTGCTATATATTTAGCAACATCGCCTGAAGTCGCAGAAGTTAGTGGGGAGTATTTCTATAAACAAGAAATGAAGCCACTTAGCTTACGAGCTAATAATAAACAGGATGCAGAACGATTATGGCATTGGAGTGAAGAGCAAGTTCAACCTTATATGAAGTGA